A stretch of DNA from Methylomicrobium lacus LW14:
CGTCCGACGATCCGCGCCATATTCCCTACAGCCTGGCCGACCGCCAGCAGCGCGGCAACGATCCCTTGCTGACCGCGATCGAGTCCCTGCTCGATTTGCCCGACTCGCGCTTCACGGTCAGCGAATACCTCGACCTGCTCGAAGTCGGCACGTTGCGTGCTCGTTTTAAAATCGAGGAAAGCGCGATCCCCAAACTGCATCAATGGATCGAGGAAGCCGGCATCCGCTGGGGGCTAAACGCCGAACAGCGCGCCCGGATCGTCAACATGCCGAAACTGGAAGCGAATACCTGGCAATTCGGCCTGCGCCGGATGCTGCTGGGCTACGCGGTCGGCGCCGGCGAAGCGTTCGGCGGCATCGAGCCTTACGAGGAAATCGGCGGCCTAGACGCCCAATGGCTCGGCGGCCTGGCCTTCCTGCTCGAAGCGCTGGAAAACTATGCTCGAAGGCTCGCGCAGCCGCAAAGCTTTTCCGACTGGCGGCAAACCCTGCAAAGCCTGCTCGACGATTTCTTCATCGCCGGCGGCGAAGCCGAACGCAAGACCTTGGATTCCTTGACCGAGGCCCTGGAAACGTGGGGCCGGCACTGCAAACAGGCCGGACTCGGCCCGGACGACAAGCTGCCGATCCAAGTGGCGCGCGAAGCCTGGCTGGCCGGCGTCGACGAACCGTCCCTGCACCAGCGTTTTTTGAGCGGCAAGGTCAATTTCTGCACCCTGATGCCGATGCGGGCGATTCCGTTCCGTCAGATTTGCCTCTTGGGCATGAACGACGGCGATTATCCGCGCAATCAGCAGGTGAACGGTTTCGACCTGATGAGCCAGCGCGGCCAGTATCGCCCGGGCGACCGCTCGCGCCGACAGGACGACCAATACCTGTTCCTGGAAGCCTTACTGTCCGCGCGGGAGCAGCTTTATATCAGCTGGATCGGCCGCAGCATCCGCGACGACAGCAAGCGTCCGCCGTCGGTGCTGGTCGGCCAGTTGCGCGACGTACTGGCGCAGGGATGGGTGCCGCCAAACGGCAAAAAACTGCTTGACGAGATCACCGCCTGCCATCCGCTGCAACCGTTCAGCCGCAAGTATGTAACCAAAACCCAGGACCCTGGGCCGGAACTGTACACCTATACGAAGGAATGGTTTTCGGAAACGGCTGTGGCCGAATCGGACGAATCGGCGCCTGTCCCGGCGAATGAAAAACCCTTGACCTTCTCGCCGGAATTCCTGGCCAGCTTTTTGAGAGCGCCGGTCAAGGAATTCTGCAATTTCGCGCTGAAATTCGGCTTCGACGACGAAACGGTCACCAGCAAGGACCACGAGCCTTTTCAGTTCGAGGCTCTGCAAGCCTACATGTACAGCAATCGTTTGCTTGATGCGATAAAAAACACGAACCCAGACGATGTCGAGGCATTTCTTGACCACCAGCAAACCGTGATGGCGCAAAAAGGCGAGCTGCCGCTCGGCGGTTTCGCGAAAGCCTTCTATACCAGCCTGACCGAGCCGGTAAAAACAGCCTGGGATAATTACCAGGCACTGCTTTCGGATTGGCCCACCGGGCGGGAAGCTCATGTCATAACGTTGCGGCTCCAGCCAAAGGAAGGGCCGGTAGTGGAACTGACCGGCGAACTCAGCCAGCTGCGCCGGCATCGCGACCATGAAAAGCTCGCGTTGGTGTATCTGACCGTGCAGTCGTTGAAGCCAAAAGAAGGGATCAAATACCATAATCTGATGAAATACTGGGTACTGCATCTAACCGCCTGCGCAGAAGGATTGGAGCTTGAAACCTATGTGGCCGCAGCGGACGGCATACTCAAAATAAAATCGCTTGACCGGGCAGAGGCGTCAGACCAGTTGCAAACTCTGTTATATGCGGTGTATCAGGGCATGCGCGATCCGCTACCGATCGCCTGCAAGACTGCGTTCGCCTGGCTGTCCGCTCTGGATAAGGACAAAGCACAACAAGATAAGGCGATGGAAAAAGCCCGAGACTGCTACGAAGGCAGCGATTGGAAAGACGGAGAGGTGGCTTATGATCCCTATCTGGCGCGGTTTTTCCCGACCTTCGAGGAACTGCGTCAAGCCGACTCCGACATAGGCTTCGAATTTTGGACCGAAACGCTATACGGTCCTATTTTTGATCCTGACCTTATCACCCATTATTCATTCGCAACGGAAGCGCAATCATGACAGCGGCCATCCCGTTAAACCCCGTCGATTTTCCCCTGTCCGGCGTCCGCCTGATCGAAGCCAGCGCCGGAACCGGCAAAACCTATACGATCGCGGCCTTGTATGTACGGCTGATCCTCGGTCACTCCCCGAACAATGCGGCACCGGAACGCCAACTATTGCCGCCGGAAATCCTGGTTGTCACGTTCACCGACCCGGCGACGCAGGAACTCCGGGAGCGTATCCGCGACCGCCTGAGCCAGACGGCGCGCTTTTTCCGCAAAAAATCCGTCAAAACGGACCCCTTTCTGGAAGCCGTACGCGCGGATTTCCCCGAAACCGCGTGGCCTGCCTGCGCCCATCGCCTGGAACTGGCCGCCAACTGGATGGACGAAGCGGCGATTTATACCATCCACGGCTGGTGCAACAGAATGCTGCAGCAGCATGCGTTTCACAGCGGCAGCCTGTTCCGCCAGGAAGTCAATAACGACGACACGGAGCTTTTGCACGAAGTTGTCAAGGATTACTGGCGCAACTTTTACTATGACGTGGAGGACGATCCGGATATCGTTCAACTTTACAACCATTTCAGCCATCCCGACGCGTTGCTGAATGATCTCAAGGCGCACCTGAACAGCTCGGACCCGATCGACCGCTGCCTGGAGAATCATCCCGATATCAAATCCCTGCTGGCGTCGGTAGATGATGCCAAGCTGCAGGCGCTGAAAGCCCTGAAAGAGCCATGGAACCGCTGGGCAGGTGAAGTAAAAGCCCTAGTTGAAGACGCGGTTAAAAATAAAGTCCTTCCCGCCAAAAACTATAAATCCAACCATGTTCGAGATTGGTTCGACAAAATCACCGCCTGGAGCTCGAACCCTATGGAAGGGACGCTCAATCTCGGCAAAGGCTTCGAAAATCTCTCCCCCAGCGGAATGCAGAGCCTGGCCGACCCTGGCAAAATCCTGCCCATGCATCCCGGCTTCGACGCAATCGCCCTATTACCCCAGCAACTCGCGTCGCTCCCCAAACTGAAAGTCGAGCTGATGAAGCATGCAATTCACTGGATACGGGAACGTTATGACCGCGAAAAGCAGCGCATGGCCCGGATGACTTTCAACGACATGCTGACCCGCCTGGATAACGCGCTGCAAGGACCCAGCGGAGAGTCATTGAAAAAGACGATCCGCCAGCAATACCCGATCGCGCTGATCGACGAATTCCAGGATACCGATCCGATCCAGTACCGGATATTTTCGGCCATCTACCCGGCGGACACCGAAGACGGCGCGGGCTGCTTTATGATCGGCGACCCGAAGCAGGCGATCTATTCGTTCCGCGGCGCCGATATTTACACCTATCTGAAAGCTCACAGGCACACGAAAGGACGCCGTCATACACTGACGACCAATTACCGCTCCACAAACGCCCTGGTCGAGGCCGTCAACCAGGTCTTCCTGTATGCGGACGGCAAACATCCGGCCGGGGTTTTCCGCTTCAGGCGCGAGCAGGAAAATCCCCTGCCTTTCCTCGAAGTCGGCGCAAAGGGGCGAGAAGAGGAATGGCAGATCGATCATCGACTCGCGCCTGCCCTCACATTTTGGCTTTTGAACGAGGGAAAAGCGGTCGGAATGCCGGAGTACCGTGAAAAAATGGCCGAAGCCGCCGCCAGCGAGATCGTCAGGCTGCTGGAGCGCGCCCAGGCTGGGCAGGCCGGATTCCAATCGTCTGCGGACGGCCTTACGCCCTTGAAACCGTCGGACATCGCGATCCTGGTCCGCAGCGGCACCGAAGCCAGAGCGATGCGCAAGGCGCTTTCGAAGCGAAACCTGCGCAGCGTCTATCTTTCCGAGAAAGAGTCGATTTTCAGGACACAGGAAGCCTCCGACCTGCTGATCTGGCTGAAAGCACTAGCCGATCCGCGGAACGAGCGCAAGGTTCGTGCGGCGCTCGGCACCGCCACCTTCGGCTGGCCTTACCGGAAGCTCCATCGACTGGCCCAAAACGAACCGGAGTGGGAACTGCAACTGGACCGCTTTCTTGTCTATCACAAGCGCTGGCGGCAAGACGGCATCCTGCCGGCCTTGCGGCAGCTGATCGACGACTACGGGCTGTACGCGCGGCTCAGTCAGGATACAGAGGGCGAGCGCATCCTGACCAACATGCTGCATCTGGCCGAGCTGATGCAGCAGGCCGGCAGCCAGCTCGAAGGCGAACAGGCGCTGATCCGCTACCTGACCGAGTCGATCGCAAACGGGAGCGGGCGGTTGGGCAACGAAGAGATCATCCGGCTCGAAAGCGACGCCGACCTGATCAAGATCGTCACGATCCACAAATCCAAGGGACTCGAATATCCGCTCGTTTTTCTGCCCTTCATCTGCAGCTACAAGGAAGTCACCGGCAAAGCCTCGCATTACCGCTACCATGACGAACAGGACGACGACCACCGGCTGATCATCGACCTCGACAAGAGCGAGGAGAACAAGCAAAAACACGACGCCGAGCGCCTTCAGGAAGATTTGCGCCTGCTCTATGTCGCGATGACCCGAGCGTGCCATGGCTGCTGGCTGGGCATCGCGCCGGTCAAATCGACCGGCAAGGAGTGTCAGCTGGATAAATCCGCAGTCGGTGCGCTGCTGAACTGGAAATTCGATACGGAGATCGAAAAGCTGGGGACGCAGCTCGCCGAGCTCAAAGGCGATTGCGCGGCGATCGAAATCACCGCACTACCCGCGGCCAGCAATGCGCAGTACATACCTCCGACCGAGTCCGGGCATATTCATCCGGCGCGCACGGTCAAAGCACGGATTCCGTCCGACTGGTGGATCGCCAGCTACAGCGTGCTTTCGACCGAAGACAAACCCCAGGCGGAACAATCCCCTGCCGCCGGCACCCCGAACGAGCCCGAAACGGCAAGGGACGACAAGCGCAGCGACGAAACGGAGCCGGACACGGGACCTGTCGCCGCGACCGGGATTCACGCCTTGCCCCGCGGCGCCGCCCCCGGCGTGCTGATCCACGACCTGCTCGAACGCTGCGCGCGCCTCGGCTTTGCGGAAATTCACGCGAAGCCGGAACTGGCGAGCGAGTGGATACAAGAGCGTTTCGCGGCCAAAGACTGGGCCGGCAAACACGGCGTGGTCGCCTCCGCGTTGTCGGACTGGCTGGCCCTGCCCCTGCTGGAAAGCGCGGACCTCTGCCTGGGCAGGCTGGCGCCGGGCGCCTATCAGCCCGAGCTGGAGTTCCTGATCGGCGCCGAACACGTGGATGCCCAGGCCTTGGACCGCCTCGTAACCCGGCATACTTTTTCCCATGCGCCCCGCCCGGCGCTGCTGCCCGCGCGGGTGAACGGCCTCCTGAAAGGCTTCATCGACCTGGTTTTTGTGCACGAGGGGCGCTATTACGTGGCCGATTATAAATTCAACAGCCTCGGCGGCGGCGATACGGCCTATACGCCGGAAGCCTTGACCGCGGCGATGCTCGCGAAACGCTACGACCTGCAGGCGGCGCTGTACCTGCTCGCCCTGCACCGCCATCTGAAAGCCAGATTAGGGGAAAATTACGACTATGACGCCCATATCGGCGGCAGCCTCTACCTGTTTCTGCGCGGCTGCCAAAGCCCGACGCGCGGACGCGTGTTCGTGAAGCCGCCCAAAGCGCTGATCGAAGGACTGGACAGACTCTTTACGAAAAGAGGCGCGGCATGAACCCGGATACGTCCGTACTGACGAAAATCGACCGCTGGGTCGAAGCGGGCTGGCTGAGCCAGTTGAACCGCGCCTTCGCGCGTTTCCTGCGGGAACTGGAGCCGAATGCGGACGATGCGCTTCTCTGGGCCGGCGCGCTGGTCAGCCATCAGCTCGACCGGGGCGAGGTGTACCTGGACCTGAAAAGCCTGTCACAGCAGCCCGGCCTGACATTGGCAATCCCGAGCGACGAGGACTGGACTTCCCGCTCCGAATCCGCGAAGGCGGAGCTTGCGGCGCTCAAAACATTGCCCCTGTCGCAATGGCAATCCGATCTCCAGAAATCCAAGCTGGTTTCGACGGGAGAAGGCAATACGCCGCTGGTGCTGGACGGCAGCCGCCTGTATCTGCGTCGCTACTGGCAATATCAACAAACGCTGGACCGGTGCATTCAGGACCGCCTGGCGCCGGCCCGCCTTGACCTGCCCGAAACCTTGCTTGAACAGATAGACGCGCTGTTTCCCGGCAGACCCGAGCAGCCGCAGCCGGACTGGCAGAAAATCGCCTGCGTGCTGGCGCTGCGCTCGCGCTTCGCGATCATTACTGGCGGCCCCGGCACCGGCAAGACCACGACATTGACCAAACTGCTTGCGCTGCTAATCCAGCTTGTAGAAGTCGAATCGCCCGGCGCGCGCAAACCGAATATCCTGCTGGCCGCGCCGACCGGCAAGGCCTCGGCGCGGGTCAGCGAATCGATCGCCAATGCGCTGAAGCAGCTCAATGTTGATGACAACATCAAGGAAAGCATCCCCAAAAAAGCCGGCACGCTGCACCGCCTGCTGGGCAGCCGCCCCGATTCCCGCCGCTTCAAGCATAACCGGCACAACCCGCTCGCCGCGGACATCGTGATCGTTGACGAAGCCTCGATGATCCATCTGGAAATGATGGCCTCCTTGCTCGAAGCGTTGCCGGACAACGCGCAGTTGATCCTGCTCGGCGACAAGGACCAGCTGGCATCCGTCGAAGCCGGCTCGGTGATGGGCGATCTGTGCCGGGACGCCGAAAACGCGGCCTATGATAATGACGCCCGCGCCTGGATCGAAAAATATTCCGGCGAACGGCTCCCGCCCTCGGCAGCTCCGGGCACGCACATCAACCAGCAAACCGTAATGCTGCGTTACAGCCACCGCTTCGGCGAACACAGCGGCATCGGCCGGCTGGCGCGCGCGGTGAATGCGGGCGACAGCATCCAGGCGCAAGCCATCCTGAACGATACGGCCCGCTTCAAGGATCTGCTGCCTGCGACCGCCGCCGACTATCTGCGGCTCAGAACCCGGCCGGAGCCCGATGCGGCCGACGCCCTGCTGAAAAAACTGGTCACGGCCAATGCCGGTTTCAATGCCGAAGGCAAGCCGAATCCCGGTCAAGGCTACGGCTACTACCTGGACGCGATCCGAAACCGCCCGGCCGGCGATCCCGCTTCCTACAATGACTGGGCCGAACGGGTCCTGGCCGCGTTCGACGCCTTCCAGGTGCTCTGCGCGCTGCGGCGCGGCCGCTGGGGGGTGGAAGAAATGAACCGGCGCATTGAAGCCTGGCTGTTTCCGAAGCTGGCGTCGGGGCTTTGGTACGAAGGTCGGCCGGTGATGATCACCCGCAACGACTATAACCTGAGCCTGATGAACGGCGATATCGGCATCGCGCTTTATGATCATACTGGCAAACGGCGGGTAGCTTTTCCCGCCGACGACCCGCTGGCCGAAACCCGAATCCGCTGGCTGTCGCCGATGCGCCTGCCCGATGCGGAAACCGCGTTCGCGATCACGGTGCACAAATCGCAAGGCTCCGAATTCAATCACGTCGTGCTGGCCCTGCCCGAAACCCGAAGCCCGGTTTTGACCCGCGAGCTGATCTACACCGGCATCACCCGGGCCAAGGAAAACTTTACCCTGCTGGAAAGCCGGGAAGGTGTTTTCGATCAGGCCGTCAAGGCGCGGATGAAAAATCCTGTAGACTCCGGCTGAATAAACTTCGCCGGACAGGGCATGTTGCTCCGTCGCAGAGTTTCCACACGCTTTGGGCTAGCGGCAGCCTCAAAACGAAGGAGACGGGATTGCAAATCCCGTCCCGCTTAGTCGATGCCGTGTTTGCGGATGTCCGCCTGGTTTTTGGTTTCGTCCCATTCGAATTTCATGACAAATACGCCTGCATAATCACCTGCGTTTTAGCTGGAGCGGCGACGACATTATGCAGCCTGCCTGGAATCAGCCGCGGTCGCATACCGATACAGCGTTTTGGGTTCTATATCAACCCTGCCGTCGTTAAATTCCAAACATTCCCACTCCGGATTTATACGCGCCGTCGACAACGCATCCGGGGCCACATAAGCGCCGATCAATTCATGCAAATCGGCCTGCTTAATCTCCCCGTTCTCAAAAGTCAGCATAAAACGATAACCTTCCAGATGCTCAAAGCGTTTGAGTTTCATGAGTTACTCCAGTGGTTGAATGGCATGGAAATTTTGAGTATCCCACATTTCGATTAATTCATCTTGATGCAACTCCGCCCATTCCCTGACCAACTGGCGGCATTTTTTAGGAATGCTCCCGTCGATGATGTTGAGGTTGATCAACTCCATCACCGCTTCATGCTCGCCGTATTTAATATGGATATGGCGCGGCGGGTGCTCTCGGTCGATCAGATACATTCTGATAAGAATTCCATAGAAGCGGCAAATTTCGGGCATTGCGGTTTTCCGTCATTCTTTTGGCGTCATAAATACCGCTGCATGACCGCCTGTTTTCTGGACGGGGCGGCGGCGCTGGTTTGTTCGAGTTGTTCGATTTCGGCGAGGAAACGCTGTTGTTCGGACAACGGAGGTAACGGCACTTTGAGGTGGCGCATTTTAGTGGCATTGATGCTGTTTTGGCCTGTGGGTTCAAAACTCAAAGCCAACAATAATTCCTTTAGGTTATCCTGATTCATCATTCCTATTGCAGAGGGATATAGAAAACCCGGATTGTCCGGGTTTCCGCAACATTGGAAACTTTACGTTCCGGAGCTATTGGTCACTGGATTATAGCGCATTCCCCCTGATGCCGCGCCGGATACCCACAGGGCACAAGTGCGCCACGCTTATCCGGCCTACGGAATTTCATATCGCCTTGGCAAAACCCAAGGTCCTGCCGAGAAAAAAAATCTCAATGCTTCAGCATCTTAACCGCGAAAACGACCCAACGCCTCCGAAAGTGATTGAATTTACAAAAGCGAATGAGCCAGAATACCTGCCATCGCAGTCCACTTTACGGCATGACGAAACACAATCTGCATACGAGAAGCCCATGAAAGAGATCATTCGAGGAATCAGACGCCATCATCTGCAACGACTGAAAAAAACCCGCGCCTTCGATCATGCGATCGGCGCAAGCCGGCATGGCGATTCGGCCACGCTGGGCCGGCATGTGAATGCGCCCGCCAAGTGCAGTTGCTGGATGTGCGGCAATCCCAGGCGTTATTTCGACGAGAAAAGCCGGCAGGAACGTATCCAGGATGAAAAGTTTGCCGCCGACTCTGCAATGATGGGCGCGGTGAACTTTGATGAAAGAACTCTGTAGGGTGCGGTGAGGCACGAACCGCACCGATCGCGAACGATACCCTAAAGGGCACTTGGTGCGGTTCCCTCCGTTCACCGCACCCAACGAGATCTTGGCATGAAAATAGGAAGCAAAAAATAAATTTAGGAAACTACGAAATGAATGACTTTATAACCGAAGAAGAAAAAAACAGCCTGTCTGCAGAAAAAAATTTAACTCAAGAAAGCCCCACTCCAGCACCTACCCAACCCAAGCCAGCCCAATTCAAAACAGGAACTAACGAGGCATTTCGTGGCCTTGGAGCACTTGAACCCTATCAACGCTGGTCTATGTTTGACGTAATGAAAGATGAAGCCCAAAAAGGTCGTGCCACTCGGCTTGTTACAACTATCTGGAATCTTCACGGTTCGCCAGATGAAAATGGTCGTCACGAGGCTATATATCGTGACGAGCACGATGGAACGTATTGGTACCGAGTAGGGAAGCCAATCCCAGGCGAAAGTAATAACTGGACTGCTCACTGGGATAACCTGGAGTTAGCGCTCAACCAAGGGATACCTATCAAGGGAATACTCAAAGATGGGGCCAGCAGGAATTGCAGCCCAGACCACACCTTCGACTGCGGTCCCGCACGCTATGAGCAGGATGATAAGGCTCTTTGGCTGCAACTTAAACCTGGCCCTTTCGGCATAGGGTGTGATGTCAATACCATAGATATCCACTCGATTACGACTGACAAAACATTAGGCAAAGAGATTGAACCAAAAAACACAGAAGTAAGCAAACTCATGACAAATAAAACATCTCTAAATCAAATTCTGTTTGGTCCTCCGGGCACAGGAAAAACCTATGCCACGATCGATGCCGCGCTTGAAATTGTTGATCCGGAGTTTTTGGCCAAACATCCAGAAGTATCCGGTTCGGATTGGAAAACTCAATGTGCGCGAAGGGATAAGTTAAAACAGCGTTATGATGCTTTGGTAAAGGAAGGTCTAATCCGCTTTGTAACGTTCCACCAGAGTTTCAGCTATGAAGACTTTGTGGAAGGGTTGCGGGCAGAAACCAATGACGAAAATCAGTTAGAGTATTTGGTTGAGCCCGGTATATTTAAGCGCTTATGCGATAATGCCAGAACGCAAGGTGTTCAGCCTGAGCTTGGCATCCGTAGGGACCCCATTATCTGGAAGATTTCTATCAATGGTACTGGGCAAAATCCGACAAAGACATACTGTTTTAATCATGGCGAGGCGCGGATTGGATGGGGCCAAACTGGTGACTTACGCGAGTCATATACCCCAAACGATTATTACAATGATCTGAGCGCAAAAAACCAAGGAACATTAAAGTACTTTTCCGAGAAAATAGAGAAAGGTGACATTCTGGTATGCATCCATTCAGCGGAAACAATCGCTGGCGTGGGTGTGGTGACAGGAGAATACTATTACGAGCAAAATGTACCAAGTGAAGTCGATCGTAAAAACTACAACCATGTTCTGCCTGTGAACTGGCTGTATCGGGATTTACAACTTCCGATAGACCCACTTAACGACGGTAAACGATTTACCCAACAGACGGTGTACCCGTTGCGGTTGAAATGGGGAGATCTCTTATCTCACATTGAAAAATTCGGTGTTAATCCGGCCGTATCCGGGGTGGTGACCGATGTGCATAAACCTCACGTTTTAATTATTGACGAGATTAACCGGGGTAATATTTCACGTATTTTCGGCGAGCTCATAACTTTAATCGAACCATCTAAACGAGAAGGAGCCGATGAAGCTCTTAAAATCACTTTACCTTACTCCAAGAATCCCTTCAGTGTTCCATCCAACGTTTACCTGATCGGCACGATGAACACGGCCGACCGCTCGCTGGCCGGTTTGGATATCGCCTTGCGTCGCCGCTTTACCTTCAAGGAAATGCCTCCCAAACCGGAATTGCTCGATGACATCGTAATTGAGGGAGGGAATGACGAAGTGAACATCGGACAGATGCTACGCAAAATGAACGAGCGCATCGAAGTACTGCTGGACCGCGACCATTGTTTGGGTCATGCTTATTTCATGT
This window harbors:
- a CDS encoding DUF2442 domain-containing protein, which codes for MKLKRFEHLEGYRFMLTFENGEIKQADLHELIGAYVAPDALSTARINPEWECLEFNDGRVDIEPKTLYRYATAADSRQAA
- a CDS encoding restriction endonuclease subunit S, whose protein sequence is MMNQDNLKELLLALSFEPTGQNSINATKMRHLKVPLPPLSEQQRFLAEIEQLEQTSAAAPSRKQAVMQRYL
- the recC gene encoding exodeoxyribonuclease V subunit gamma; translated protein: MTESSPLTPLDSGIAVIHSNQLEELRDVVAHWLRQHPLMPLEQEVFLVQSNGMGQWLKQNLAQNSALSVAAAIQMQLPSLFIWSVYRAVLGEKIPLEQPLAKAPLTWRLYRLLPTLVSQSGFETLKTFLADDRDSRKRYQLSEQLADLFDQYQVYRSDWLTDWAKGENVLRDSHGKDQSIPDAQCWQADLWRAVLADLGSETVAPFASRAAVHAQFMDRIKTLKDRPPGLPRRIILFGLSSLPQQSLEVLEKLGKFCQIVLFVHNPCRHYWADIIEDKDLLKAERRRQTYKDPAKISNTGDLHLDAQPLLAAWGKQGRDYIRLLDHYDEKQRYQDWNWQDNKIDLFVDYGESPDRRTLLQHLQQSILDLEPLPSPPALLERVDDSIVFHVAHSRQREVEILHDRLLARFEASAKKDSPLSPRDVIVMVPDINAYAPHIRAVFGLYPSDDPRHIPYSLADRQQRGNDPLLTAIESLLDLPDSRFTVSEYLDLLEVGTLRARFKIEESAIPKLHQWIEEAGIRWGLNAEQRARIVNMPKLEANTWQFGLRRMLLGYAVGAGEAFGGIEPYEEIGGLDAQWLGGLAFLLEALENYARRLAQPQSFSDWRQTLQSLLDDFFIAGGEAERKTLDSLTEALETWGRHCKQAGLGPDDKLPIQVAREAWLAGVDEPSLHQRFLSGKVNFCTLMPMRAIPFRQICLLGMNDGDYPRNQQVNGFDLMSQRGQYRPGDRSRRQDDQYLFLEALLSAREQLYISWIGRSIRDDSKRPPSVLVGQLRDVLAQGWVPPNGKKLLDEITACHPLQPFSRKYVTKTQDPGPELYTYTKEWFSETAVAESDESAPVPANEKPLTFSPEFLASFLRAPVKEFCNFALKFGFDDETVTSKDHEPFQFEALQAYMYSNRLLDAIKNTNPDDVEAFLDHQQTVMAQKGELPLGGFAKAFYTSLTEPVKTAWDNYQALLSDWPTGREAHVITLRLQPKEGPVVELTGELSQLRRHRDHEKLALVYLTVQSLKPKEGIKYHNLMKYWVLHLTACAEGLELETYVAAADGILKIKSLDRAEASDQLQTLLYAVYQGMRDPLPIACKTAFAWLSALDKDKAQQDKAMEKARDCYEGSDWKDGEVAYDPYLARFFPTFEELRQADSDIGFEFWTETLYGPIFDPDLITHYSFATEAQS
- the recD gene encoding exodeoxyribonuclease V subunit alpha, whose product is MNPDTSVLTKIDRWVEAGWLSQLNRAFARFLRELEPNADDALLWAGALVSHQLDRGEVYLDLKSLSQQPGLTLAIPSDEDWTSRSESAKAELAALKTLPLSQWQSDLQKSKLVSTGEGNTPLVLDGSRLYLRRYWQYQQTLDRCIQDRLAPARLDLPETLLEQIDALFPGRPEQPQPDWQKIACVLALRSRFAIITGGPGTGKTTTLTKLLALLIQLVEVESPGARKPNILLAAPTGKASARVSESIANALKQLNVDDNIKESIPKKAGTLHRLLGSRPDSRRFKHNRHNPLAADIVIVDEASMIHLEMMASLLEALPDNAQLILLGDKDQLASVEAGSVMGDLCRDAENAAYDNDARAWIEKYSGERLPPSAAPGTHINQQTVMLRYSHRFGEHSGIGRLARAVNAGDSIQAQAILNDTARFKDLLPATAADYLRLRTRPEPDAADALLKKLVTANAGFNAEGKPNPGQGYGYYLDAIRNRPAGDPASYNDWAERVLAAFDAFQVLCALRRGRWGVEEMNRRIEAWLFPKLASGLWYEGRPVMITRNDYNLSLMNGDIGIALYDHTGKRRVAFPADDPLAETRIRWLSPMRLPDAETAFAITVHKSQGSEFNHVVLALPETRSPVLTRELIYTGITRAKENFTLLESREGVFDQAVKARMKNPVDSG
- a CDS encoding DUF4160 domain-containing protein, which translates into the protein MPEICRFYGILIRMYLIDREHPPRHIHIKYGEHEAVMELINLNIIDGSIPKKCRQLVREWAELHQDELIEMWDTQNFHAIQPLE
- the recB gene encoding exodeoxyribonuclease V subunit beta, whose protein sequence is MTAAIPLNPVDFPLSGVRLIEASAGTGKTYTIAALYVRLILGHSPNNAAPERQLLPPEILVVTFTDPATQELRERIRDRLSQTARFFRKKSVKTDPFLEAVRADFPETAWPACAHRLELAANWMDEAAIYTIHGWCNRMLQQHAFHSGSLFRQEVNNDDTELLHEVVKDYWRNFYYDVEDDPDIVQLYNHFSHPDALLNDLKAHLNSSDPIDRCLENHPDIKSLLASVDDAKLQALKALKEPWNRWAGEVKALVEDAVKNKVLPAKNYKSNHVRDWFDKITAWSSNPMEGTLNLGKGFENLSPSGMQSLADPGKILPMHPGFDAIALLPQQLASLPKLKVELMKHAIHWIRERYDREKQRMARMTFNDMLTRLDNALQGPSGESLKKTIRQQYPIALIDEFQDTDPIQYRIFSAIYPADTEDGAGCFMIGDPKQAIYSFRGADIYTYLKAHRHTKGRRHTLTTNYRSTNALVEAVNQVFLYADGKHPAGVFRFRREQENPLPFLEVGAKGREEEWQIDHRLAPALTFWLLNEGKAVGMPEYREKMAEAAASEIVRLLERAQAGQAGFQSSADGLTPLKPSDIAILVRSGTEARAMRKALSKRNLRSVYLSEKESIFRTQEASDLLIWLKALADPRNERKVRAALGTATFGWPYRKLHRLAQNEPEWELQLDRFLVYHKRWRQDGILPALRQLIDDYGLYARLSQDTEGERILTNMLHLAELMQQAGSQLEGEQALIRYLTESIANGSGRLGNEEIIRLESDADLIKIVTIHKSKGLEYPLVFLPFICSYKEVTGKASHYRYHDEQDDDHRLIIDLDKSEENKQKHDAERLQEDLRLLYVAMTRACHGCWLGIAPVKSTGKECQLDKSAVGALLNWKFDTEIEKLGTQLAELKGDCAAIEITALPAASNAQYIPPTESGHIHPARTVKARIPSDWWIASYSVLSTEDKPQAEQSPAAGTPNEPETARDDKRSDETEPDTGPVAATGIHALPRGAAPGVLIHDLLERCARLGFAEIHAKPELASEWIQERFAAKDWAGKHGVVASALSDWLALPLLESADLCLGRLAPGAYQPELEFLIGAEHVDAQALDRLVTRHTFSHAPRPALLPARVNGLLKGFIDLVFVHEGRYYVADYKFNSLGGGDTAYTPEALTAAMLAKRYDLQAALYLLALHRHLKARLGENYDYDAHIGGSLYLFLRGCQSPTRGRVFVKPPKALIEGLDRLFTKRGAA
- a CDS encoding AAA family ATPase, with amino-acid sequence MNDFITEEEKNSLSAEKNLTQESPTPAPTQPKPAQFKTGTNEAFRGLGALEPYQRWSMFDVMKDEAQKGRATRLVTTIWNLHGSPDENGRHEAIYRDEHDGTYWYRVGKPIPGESNNWTAHWDNLELALNQGIPIKGILKDGASRNCSPDHTFDCGPARYEQDDKALWLQLKPGPFGIGCDVNTIDIHSITTDKTLGKEIEPKNTEVSKLMTNKTSLNQILFGPPGTGKTYATIDAALEIVDPEFLAKHPEVSGSDWKTQCARRDKLKQRYDALVKEGLIRFVTFHQSFSYEDFVEGLRAETNDENQLEYLVEPGIFKRLCDNARTQGVQPELGIRRDPIIWKISINGTGQNPTKTYCFNHGEARIGWGQTGDLRESYTPNDYYNDLSAKNQGTLKYFSEKIEKGDILVCIHSAETIAGVGVVTGEYYYEQNVPSEVDRKNYNHVLPVNWLYRDLQLPIDPLNDGKRFTQQTVYPLRLKWGDLLSHIEKFGVNPAVSGVVTDVHKPHVLIIDEINRGNISRIFGELITLIEPSKREGADEALKITLPYSKNPFSVPSNVYLIGTMNTADRSLAGLDIALRRRFTFKEMPPKPELLDDIVIEGGNDEVNIGQMLRKMNERIEVLLDRDHCLGHAYFMSLKKNKSMEKLSFIFRQQILPLLEEYFFEDWERIAWVLNDHKKTDGQKFLQKASSDPKSLFGDDFTGNVQDRRWHINEDAFGKIESYRGILGALE